In Osmia bicornis bicornis chromosome 1, iOsmBic2.1, whole genome shotgun sequence, the following proteins share a genomic window:
- the LOC114882908 gene encoding uncharacterized protein LOC114882908 — MIFRFILICLLLRADVRAEDRIQRTPQDADGARYCDFDEARKNYNATDLLQCIDRLAADLADRESDRLMNGKDQWNGSTGRQISIMDIFSSFFQNDPSPHQGNPFPVYPTSGQHQPNYPTVSGGTFQLNLFDALSSISRHDDYKCIPRILCEMASGKLPGRSLGKQWSGFFEFLGKNSFTSLLTKFDVETASPLLNFGRAMLLGYSNRGSSTVCYETFPKCPRNMNALIYYLNNYNGGFFRLFNKFQGGKYRENIGIRDHRDNYSKIVLKGRITSGTKDYRIGPVRNQIYFPSVKYYEHNEKQKFSDYEEPINDNEIVFPGQKTSKNEPVRNSLENHVQKLEPNIWQNNIAFFPEEITNQRFSRFRFPPNV, encoded by the exons ATGATATTCAGATTCATCCTTATTTGTCTGCTGCTTCGAGCCGACGTTCGCGCCGAGGATCGCATTCAAAGGACTCCGCAGGATGCCGATGGTGCTCGTTACTGCGACTTCGACGAGGCACGAAAGAACTACAACGCGACCGATTTGTTGCA GTGCATTGATCGATTGGCTGCCGATCTAGCTGATCGAGAAAGCGACCGGTTGATGAATGGAAAGGATCAGTGGAACGGGTCGACGGGCAGACAAATCTCAATCATGGATATTTTTTCCAGCTTCTTTCAAAATGATCCTTCA CCACATCAGGGCAACCCCTTTCCGGTGTACCCGACTTCCGGCCAGCATCAACCGAATTACCCTACCGTATCAGGTGGAACGTTCCAGCTGAATCTTTTCGACGCTCTGTCCTCGATATCCCGTCACGACGACTACAAGTGTATACCCAGGATACTCTGCGAAATGGCGAGCGGAAAACTTCCCGGGAGATCGTTAGGGAAACAATGGTCCGGCTTCTTCGAGTTCCTTGGAAAGAACTCTTTCACGAG TTTGCTGACCAAATTCGACGTCGAGACGGCTTCTCCTCTGCTGAACTTTGGCAGAGCGATGCTGCTCGGATACAGCAATCGGGGAAGCTCCACAGTGTGTTACGAGACCTTTCCGAAATGTCCAAGAAACATGAACGCActgatttattatttgaataattacaatGGTGGATTCTTTCGATTGTTCAATAAATTTCAGGGTGGAAAGTATCGGGAGAATATTGGTATTCGTGATCACAGAG ATAATTACTCCAAAATAGTATTGAAAGGAAGGATAACCTCTGGAACGAAGGATTATAGAATTGGACCAGTTCgaaatcaaatttattttccaagtGTGAAATACTACGAACACAacgaaaaacaaaaattttctgaTTATGAAGAACCTATTAatgataatgaaattgtttttcCTGGTCAGAAAACATCTAAAAACGAACCCGTTAGAAACAGCCTAGAGAATCATGTACAGAAATTAGAACCGAACATCTGGCAGAACAACATTGCATTTTTCCCTGAG gaAATAACTAATCAGAGGTTCTCTAGATTTCGATTTCCTCCAAATGTCTGA